Sequence from the Toxoplasma gondii ME49 chromosome Ib, whole genome shotgun sequence genome:
CAGAGGCGCATTCAGTGTACACGTCTTCCGCTGGCAAACCTTCTGTATGagcaaagcagaagaagtggGTTAATTTCAGTTCTGTATTCGTGGAACCGCAGTGGCATTCGGCTGGGCATAGTCAGCCAGCGCTGACTTTAGAGGATAACATTGTCTGTTCGGCAGCATTCTGCGTTTATCCAAATACTTCTTCCTCGGATCAGTTCCGTGAGGTCGTGAATGACAACGCTGAAGGCAGCGATGCTACAAGAGTGGAAAGAAGGGATAATTGTTTGTAATCATTATAACACCACAtagaagagacgagaaaaagttTGTTCGGAGAAAGGTCTCTAGGGGTCATTGTCTGAATCAAATACACAATGTTTTCGCTTCCTGAAAATAACAGCAGCGGCAATTTCACATCGGGTATAAATTCGTTCACATGGAAAAGAAATTCGAGAGCTCGTCCCCgccgagaaacagaaaaaaatgCAGGGATTTACCGCGATCGAATGAAACTTCTAATCATTCTGGCAAACGGTTTTGCCAGTTTTGCGAAGGTCAGGAAGGTGCTTTAGTTTGATTCCACTGTCTTGATGCCCAAGACACTAACCCGAAGTCCAAGGGAAGCTGTCATTCTACCAGCTTGTGTTTCGTTGCATATTGGCTCAGTTTGGTTCTCGACGCATCCGTTCACTTCTTCCCACAATGTTTGGAGGAGCCGAGCACTTTCCAAGCTTCCGTCGCGCTCGATCGAATAGCTTATCTCAGTGTTCCTTCCGTTTGGTACGGCGGAGACAACAGCAACTCGTGGCACACCTCGGGCCTGTCGAATCCCCGTGGACACGTCTTGAGCCTCGTTTGCTTTGTTACTCATGTCTGGCTTTTGGGGGCGTCTTCTCCCATACTCGAGCAGCTCTGAAACCCCCTGAGCAAAATCGCGTTTGCAGTTGACGATATTGTTCTTGCAAACTGTTTGTAGCACCCGAAGGGCTGGAATATTGTAAGATAATGTTGATATAGACTGTGCGTTGGGAGCCGTAGGCACCGGTAGCTGAGGCGACACAGACTGAAACGCAATCCTGGTGGATGGTCCAGATCCAGTTGAGTCCACACTTGAAGCTGACGAATCATTGTTTTTTGTTACTTGTGGATcaaatggagaaaaaagccgCGGGGATGAAGTGAGGTCGGACACAAGCATGCTGTGGTCTGAACGTTTGCTctcagagagcagaagagacggtGGGGCGTAAGCGTCAGAGACTTCCTTCTCAGTGGGCACGATGTCTGGCGCTATCCTGTCCATTACCACGGGCCTCTcagctgcgtctcctgctcgGTGACCTTGTTGTCTTTCCTGGTTGGTGGATTGGCGCGGCTGCACTGCTTCAGTGGATGATAGCCCCATAGCCCCTGCTGTCATCCGTGACGTTTTATCATCCGGCATCGAGCTCCTCATAGCATCGGAGACGGCGTCAGGAAACGACTCCTTATTGGGTGCCACGGATGCATAAGGTGAAAACACTggagtctcttcctctcggtgGGCTCGCGACTCTGTGATAAGGTTATCAGAGGTTACCGAGCCTTCAAATGTATTCTTATCATACTGGTTTGGTGGTGTGAGTACTCCCACCTGTAACACAGGTCCGTCATTGGCAATTCCCGTCGGTTCCGGTGATTGGAGCTCAACAGCCACTGCAGCAGCTtgaggaagcgacgaggcTGCCGACATCTGAGATTTGTGCACAATTGCATGAGCCAGAGGTACTAGGGCGTCAGCCCCCATATCCTTTGAAAGGAAAGgaccaaaagggga
This genomic interval carries:
- a CDS encoding hypothetical protein (encoded by transcript TGME49_207740), whose amino-acid sequence is MYTCLSATLCGLLLWDATSLLTVGPAADAADVAHDPSTTDYGNSVQQLVLRNLRRKTQNRLLAYPSRLSGSSSSTEEAGLAPLPGWALPGIVLDLLTSYGIKKKHEIFLQLLGGMSSELDAFERDSTADDATDYIPASLKRATHSLLVCHRRRPPITQKDLDDSFYIETVLEVFVNYLDNVYADDIRAAEKRSPVSWRRTQFLEQICLQDSGITGDSPSRDYGAPDVPESLHYLRNALNKGQTLAPRETTDTFVKGVVHQAHPTAAEKEPVDTSGSTVFLSERNVNYVLNDPRASELASPPAKELSRALPDHSPTALHNAFPSSLSTLPFPSTPGASSPFGPFLSKDMGADALVPLAHAIVHKSQMSAASSLPQAAAVAVELQSPEPTGIANDGPVLQVGVLTPPNQYDKNTFEGSVTSDNLITESRAHREEETPVFSPYASVAPNKESFPDAVSDAMRSSMPDDKTSRMTAGAMGLSSTEAVQPRQSTNQERQQGHRAGDAAERPVVMDRIAPDIVPTEKEVSDAYAPPSLLLSESKRSDHSMLVSDLTSSPRLFSPFDPQVTKNNDSSASSVDSTGSGPSTRIAFQSVSPQLPVPTAPNAQSISTLSYNIPALRVLQTVCKNNIVNCKRDFAQGVSELLEYGRRRPQKPDMSNKANEAQDVSTGIRQARGVPRVAVVSAVPNGRNTEISYSIERDGSLESARLLQTLWEEVNGCVENQTEPICNETQAGRMTASLGLRVSVLGIKTVESN